In Oreochromis aureus strain Israel breed Guangdong linkage group 22, ZZ_aureus, whole genome shotgun sequence, the genomic window TGTTGCCAATAATGTGTGCAGTTTAGGCACTACCTATGCAGTGGGAATGTTGTTGTGTTGTGGTTCCACTGCAGGACTGCCTGACTTTTCTGAAGTGTTACAGATAATGGTGATTTGTAACAAACTGACTTTTTTCATGAGACAACTAAATACATGGTACAATGAACACCTGAGGAGTTATGAGCTGGAGAACACAGGGAGTGTGCAGTTACTTGAGCAAAGAGAGCTTAAAGATTTTTATCCTTTGGCTTCATACACCCTTGCAGGAAGACGCCTGACAACTTTAAAGCACCACATTTGCCTATCCTTTTGAAATGTGAGGAGAGAAGCTTGTGAATAAATGTCTGTGTAGTTCTCTTCTCTGTTGTTGTTGCAGCTTCTTCCTGTTGATATGGCACCCTCAGCGAAACTGTGGATAATTTTTGGGGAGGATGATGTCCACAAACTACTTTTACCTGCAGGCATCCCAAGCACACTTCAGGACCTCAATGATGTTCTTCGAGAGACATTTGATATTACAGGACCATTCACTGTTATGTACCAGGACATGGATTTCAACGGTCAGTTCTTCACTTTGACCTCGATTGAGGAAGTACAAGATAAAGCTAACCTCAAAGTAGTAAAAACTGAACCAGTAATCTTGAGTCTCACTACTGTGGACACGTCAGAAGTCGAATCTCCAGTTCCACTATCTACAGAAGCAAGCTCCTCCTCATCTGTATGCGACACAATCCTGTTGTCCTCCCCAGATGAGAATGGACCATCCTACAGGTCTAAGCCATGGCCATTTAAGTTTGAAATACCAGACTTCTCTTATGATATAGACCTTGCACTGGAAGCAGGAAAGCAAGCTTATGAAAATGATGGCACACTTTTGAACAACCCAAGCGTAACTAGTAGCATTCTTGAGAAGCTTGCAGAGACTATATTTGGCTTCACAGCATATCCAACTGGTGTCCAGATTTTAGCTGTTGCTGAAGCCTTGGTAGCAAAATACCCATGCCTCAAAGAGCCAGGGTCTTTTAATGGCCTATATGGTTGGCAACAGAGGATAAAGTATAAAATGGGCAACTACAGGGCAAAGTTAAGAGGTCGCCAATTAGCCATTCCAGAGCTCGAGGTGAACACACTGAAGAGACGATGCTCCAGTGAAGAGGGTTCacttaaaggctttaaaagggcaaaaaaagCTGAAGTCAACTATCTGCCACCACTGCCATTCGGTGAGACTGAGGAAACCttagagatggagagactggaTTTGCTGAAGGAAATGAAGAAGAACAATGAGAGGGCAATTAATGAGAAAATGGAGAAGTCTTTCGCTATGAGAAGAAAAGAGGTTGTCAAGGATTGCCCCGCAATCCAAGACCTCTTAGCGAGGTGGCCTTCTCTGTTCTGTGAAAATCAGGTAAATCCAGTTCTTGTTCATGCAGCAACTAAGTGTATGTGAGATCTCATGAGTCATCTTTGAcatgattttgtgtttttatctctcATTTCAGATCAAAGAGGAGTTTAAGCGAATAACCACAATTCATCTGGAGCGAACGTTTTTGTCCAGATTGGACGGGTACACCACCAAACTCCTGGAGATATTTCGAAGGAAGGGCGGGactgcaggaaccaaaataaaaccaatgTTGGACTCACTGAATAAggtaaaaatttaaattattttaattacatAATCTAATGGAAAAGATGAGGTCATACACACTGAGAATGTATCACTCTTATTTAAAGGACAGGTTTGGTATTTGACACTTAAAGCTTTGTTTTCAGATTGTTTATGATGAAATCGAACGATTTTGATTGAAATTTGGACACATGCTGCTGGCCtgagcttttttggtttctgtggtagCACACCCACACTCCACAATGGCTTCATAGGTGCACTGGAACAATCCTTCCTAAAACGCATTAAACTTTCGTTTACAAAGACGTGAAACTCACCGAGTGGTCAGGAGTGTTCACTGACATGTTCACACACAAATCGCTGCAAAAATGCTTTCCAACAGGTGTTTTACCATTTGTTGTAAAACTGTGGacctattatttttttttttttttttttttttccaaacacctcacacctgtACATTCTTCCACCGAGAGCTtgaataatagaatagaatagcggCGGACTAACACCGTACATCACAGCACATCTAATACAAGTCAATGGAGTTGgacaaaaactacaataaaaaccAGTTGGAAAGTATCTTTTGCAGCGATTTTTGTGTGAACATATCAGTGAACACTCCTGACCACTCGGTGAGTTTCACGTCTTTGTAAACGAAAGTTTAATGCGTTTTAGGAAGGATTGTTCCAGTGCACCTATGAAGCCATTGTGGAGGTGGGGGTGTGctaccacagaaaccaaaaaagctcgGGCCAGCAGCATGTGTCCAA contains:
- the LOC120435839 gene encoding uncharacterized protein LOC120435839 codes for the protein MGNYRAKLRGRQLAIPELEVNTLKRRCSSEEGSLKGFKRAKKAEVNYLPPLPFGETEETLEMERLDLLKEMKKNNERAINEKMEKSFAMRRKEVVKDCPAIQDLLARWPSLFCENQIKEEFKRITTIHLERTFLSRLDGYTTKLLEIFRRKGGTAGTKIKPMLDSLNKHHVDGRRDIIIRCLVEYLGESGEELIKDHQDVSQEALKEDCSNHMMKIVVIHPNVAQENQDPVNVSVIIEGTEILEDCGSVTNACLLLMGVIYAVNLSYPLKLKYTFEVFQKLFLELDILKMSKVQSLHRKLLA